One genomic segment of Armatimonadota bacterium includes these proteins:
- a CDS encoding phospholipid carrier-dependent glycosyltransferase, with amino-acid sequence MALPAEIPGPAPAGAPASGTAPGPAESRRAALWLLLGIVLFAALVRLPRLETPAHMIFDEIYYAKAAQQILSGAEVTEERTHPPLSKLIIAGGIRLAGDRAVGWRVASAVAGTLLVAVIYALAAILFRDRFIAAFSALLVATDGLIFVESRIAKPDIFLTLFLFGSYAAFWRYLRGRLDRPEEPSGGEVRWLYLAGAAAGCAIATKWTTVVPLSTIPVTLALLRGWGRIALPRGDIRHIAAAFVLVPVAVYLVTYIPYFMLGHSVREWVAHQVSMYEFHASLTEPHPYQSNWWSWPVLIRPIWYEYYEAAPQIQRGILAIGNPIVWWASLPAFCLVAWRAVRTRAMPETFLLAGFAISYLQYAFISRALFLYHFMPSLPFLIMGLAAVMARVRARVGGVVVWLFVALAVGWFVAYYPVLSAVPMTNERMMRLMWFGSWI; translated from the coding sequence ATGGCCCTTCCCGCTGAGATCCCCGGGCCAGCTCCTGCCGGCGCTCCGGCGTCCGGCACAGCCCCTGGTCCGGCGGAGTCCAGGCGCGCGGCCCTGTGGCTGTTGCTTGGGATTGTCCTTTTCGCGGCCCTTGTACGCCTGCCGCGCCTTGAGACGCCTGCGCACATGATCTTCGACGAGATCTACTATGCGAAGGCAGCGCAGCAGATCCTCTCCGGTGCTGAGGTCACCGAGGAGCGCACCCACCCGCCGCTGTCGAAGCTGATCATCGCCGGGGGAATCCGGCTGGCCGGAGATCGCGCAGTCGGCTGGCGTGTGGCCAGCGCGGTCGCCGGCACGCTCCTGGTGGCTGTGATCTACGCCCTCGCCGCCATACTGTTCAGGGACCGGTTCATCGCCGCCTTCAGCGCGCTGCTTGTCGCCACCGACGGCCTCATCTTTGTCGAGAGCCGGATCGCAAAGCCCGACATCTTCCTGACCCTGTTCCTGTTCGGCTCGTATGCCGCGTTCTGGCGGTATCTGCGGGGCCGCCTGGACCGTCCGGAGGAGCCCTCAGGCGGTGAGGTACGCTGGCTCTATCTTGCCGGCGCGGCCGCGGGCTGCGCGATCGCCACCAAGTGGACCACGGTCGTGCCCCTCTCGACGATCCCGGTGACGCTGGCGCTGCTCCGCGGGTGGGGCAGGATCGCGCTGCCGCGCGGGGACATCCGCCACATCGCCGCCGCGTTCGTCCTTGTGCCGGTGGCGGTCTACCTGGTGACCTACATCCCGTACTTCATGCTGGGTCACAGCGTCCGCGAGTGGGTCGCGCATCAGGTCTCCATGTACGAGTTCCACGCGAGTCTCACCGAGCCCCATCCCTACCAGTCGAACTGGTGGTCCTGGCCGGTGCTGATCCGGCCGATCTGGTACGAGTACTACGAGGCCGCGCCGCAGATCCAGCGCGGTATCCTGGCCATCGGAAACCCGATCGTCTGGTGGGCGAGCCTTCCGGCGTTCTGCCTGGTCGCCTGGCGCGCCGTGCGCACCCGCGCGATGCCCGAGACCTTCCTGCTGGCCGGTTTTGCGATCTCTTATCTGCAGTACGCCTTCATCAGCCGGGCGCTGTTCCTCTATCACTTCATGCCGTCGCTGCCGTTCCTGATCATGGGCCTGGCCGCGGTGATGGCGCGCGTGCGTGCCAGGGTGGGAGGGGTCGTCGTGTGGCTGTTCGTCGCCCTGGCGGTTGGGTGGTTCGTGGCGTACTATCCCGTGCTGTCGGCTGTGCCGATGACCAACGAACGGATGATGCGATTGATGTGGTTCGGGTCGTGGATATAG
- a CDS encoding mRNA-degrading endonuclease, translating into MARVPDRGDVVWVSMNPKTGREQAGRRLALVMSPGVYNGKVGLAILCPITSQVKGYPFEVQIPKGLPIQGVILSDQAKSLDWKAREAMWICTLPGETVQEALLKLAALLSQ; encoded by the coding sequence ATGGCCAGGGTACCGGATCGAGGAGACGTGGTCTGGGTCTCCATGAATCCGAAGACGGGGCGTGAGCAGGCGGGGCGGCGGCTGGCGCTGGTGATGTCACCGGGCGTGTACAATGGCAAGGTTGGCCTGGCCATCCTGTGCCCCATCACCAGCCAAGTGAAGGGGTACCCGTTCGAGGTGCAGATCCCTAAGGGGCTTCCAATCCAAGGTGTGATCCTCTCCGACCAGGCGAAGAGCCTGGACTGGAAGGCCCGGGAAGCGATGTGGATCTGTACGCTTCCGGGTGAGACTGTGCAGGAAGCATTGCTCAAGCTTGCGGCCCTGCTGTCACAATGA
- a CDS encoding Uma2 family endonuclease: protein MGTVSVQLKRWARKEYDRLVALGALGPDDRVQLIEGEIVEMAPQGPGHATAVTLLLDALRTAFPAGYVVRAQLPLAVGVFSEPEPDVAVVPGDPREYRDQHPTTAVLVAEVAGTTLEFDRTRKAQLYADAGIPEYWVLNLVDRTLEILRDPAPIGEGRGEYRATLRLGVAEQVAPLARPDHTIAVADLLP from the coding sequence GTGGGAACCGTGAGCGTGCAACTCAAGCGGTGGGCGCGGAAGGAGTACGACCGGCTTGTAGCCCTCGGCGCGCTGGGCCCCGACGACCGGGTGCAGCTCATTGAGGGAGAGATCGTCGAAATGGCGCCCCAGGGACCCGGGCATGCGACGGCGGTGACGCTCCTGCTCGATGCTCTGCGGACCGCTTTCCCCGCGGGCTACGTGGTGCGCGCGCAGCTTCCCCTGGCGGTGGGCGTGTTCTCTGAGCCTGAACCCGATGTCGCGGTTGTTCCAGGAGATCCCAGGGAATACCGCGACCAGCATCCCACGACGGCGGTGCTGGTCGCCGAGGTTGCCGGGACGACGCTGGAGTTCGACCGGACGCGCAAGGCGCAGTTGTATGCCGATGCAGGAATCCCGGAGTACTGGGTGCTCAACCTTGTTGACCGAACGCTTGAGATCCTGCGGGATCCTGCACCGATCGGCGAGGGGCGCGGCGAATACCGCGCCACCCTGCGGCTGGGCGTCGCCGAGCAGGTTGCGCCGCTCGCGCGCCCAGATCACACGATCGCGGTTGCGGATCTCCTGCCCTAG
- a CDS encoding AbrB/MazE/SpoVT family DNA-binding domain-containing protein, which yields MKTRVQRWGNSLAVRIPKTFAVEVGLEDDSPVVLRLHRGKLIVEPAFATPVILDELLRGVRKTNLHREVDTGPSQGNEAW from the coding sequence ATGAAGACGCGGGTTCAGCGATGGGGCAACAGCCTTGCGGTGCGCATCCCCAAGACGTTTGCGGTTGAAGTTGGCTTGGAGGATGACTCTCCCGTTGTGCTCCGGCTGCATCGGGGGAAGCTCATAGTTGAGCCGGCTTTCGCAACTCCGGTCATCTTGGATGAACTCCTGCGCGGCGTCCGGAAGACCAACCTGCATCGCGAAGTGGATACCGGCCCTTCGCAAGGGAACGAGGCCTGGTAG
- a CDS encoding glycosyltransferase has product MMTPQPPDLSVVIPTRNERENIPRLLDALRAALGSLDHELVFVDDSTDGTDTVLAEVARLDPRITVHHREQGDGLAGAVVAGLRFGRGEVIGVLDADLQHPPEVLAALMRRLEEERADLAVASRYLPGAGRPGLSPWRRLVSQVTRLLAWALLGAARRSTDPLSGCFVVRRGVVEGVALRPVGFKILLEILARGRYRRVAEVPYIFEARCAGQTKATLRQGLDLFRHIAVLVTASPADSRLWKFLLVGASGVVVNMVVFWLLTHPVGVHFMRAGIVAGLVSTFTNFLLNNVYTWADRKEGSLSSFLQRMGKYYMATWLGYLVYLGFLWGLTRVGLIPMVANLIAIGLGGLLNFVVHNLWTWRQR; this is encoded by the coding sequence ATGATGACCCCCCAACCCCCAGACCTGTCGGTTGTCATTCCCACCCGCAACGAGAGGGAGAACATCCCACGCCTGCTGGACGCGCTGCGGGCTGCGCTGGGATCCCTTGACCATGAACTGGTCTTCGTGGACGACAGCACCGACGGGACGGACACGGTGCTGGCCGAGGTAGCGCGGTTGGACCCCAGGATCACGGTGCACCACCGCGAGCAGGGAGACGGCCTGGCCGGTGCGGTTGTGGCCGGGCTTCGCTTCGGCCGCGGCGAGGTGATCGGGGTGCTGGACGCCGATCTGCAGCACCCACCCGAGGTGCTGGCGGCCCTGATGCGACGCCTGGAGGAGGAGCGCGCCGACCTGGCCGTGGCCTCGCGCTACCTGCCCGGCGCGGGCAGGCCTGGGCTGTCGCCGTGGCGGCGGCTGGTTTCGCAGGTCACCCGGCTACTCGCCTGGGCGCTGCTCGGGGCAGCACGACGCAGCACCGACCCGCTCTCGGGCTGCTTCGTGGTGCGCCGGGGCGTGGTGGAGGGAGTGGCGCTCCGGCCGGTGGGGTTCAAGATCCTGCTGGAGATCCTGGCGCGCGGCCGGTACCGGCGCGTGGCCGAGGTGCCCTACATCTTCGAGGCGCGCTGCGCAGGACAGACCAAGGCGACGCTCCGGCAGGGGCTCGACCTGTTTCGCCACATCGCGGTTCTCGTCACGGCCAGCCCGGCGGATTCGAGGCTGTGGAAGTTCCTGCTCGTGGGCGCCAGCGGCGTGGTGGTCAACATGGTCGTGTTCTGGCTGCTCACGCATCCGGTAGGCGTTCACTTCATGCGGGCGGGCATTGTGGCCGGTTTGGTCTCGACGTTCACCAACTTCCTCCTGAACAATGTCTACACCTGGGCCGACCGCAAGGAAGGGAGCCTGTCCTCCTTCTTGCAGCGGATGGGCAAGTACTATATGGCCACCTGGCTGGGCTACCTGGTCTACCTGGGATTCCTCTGGGGGCTGACACGCGTCGGGCTGATACCTATGGTCGCTAACCTCATCGCCATCGGCCTCGGCGGGTTGCTGAACTTCGTGGTGCACAATCTGTGGACCTGGCGCCAGCGGTGA
- a CDS encoding MoxR family ATPase — translation MLADQIARLRESIGRVILGKDAVIDLVLVVLLSRGHVLLRDVPGVGKTMLARALARSIGGEFTRIQCTPDLLPSDVLGTSIIDPRTFETRFVPGPIFANVVLVDELNRATPRTQSSFLEPMDEGQVTADGQARRLPHPFFLIATLNPTEHHGTYPLPEGQLDRFAMATSLGYPPLEAERAMLAGHAGHHPIEAVTPVLVPSEVLALQESAAAILVSPAVREYVLAVTGATRDHPSVALGCSPRGGLALVRAAQARAALVGRAFVTPDDVKALAVPIMAHRMVLRSLAGPASSADAVIAEILAQTQVPVFEAPRANA, via the coding sequence ATGCTCGCTGACCAGATCGCCCGGCTGCGCGAGAGCATCGGCCGCGTCATCCTGGGCAAGGACGCGGTCATTGACCTGGTGCTGGTGGTCCTGCTCTCCCGCGGGCACGTGCTGCTGCGCGACGTGCCCGGCGTGGGCAAGACGATGCTGGCCCGGGCCCTGGCCCGCTCGATCGGCGGGGAGTTCACGCGCATCCAGTGCACTCCCGACCTGCTGCCCTCGGACGTGCTCGGCACTTCGATCATTGATCCCCGCACATTTGAGACCCGGTTCGTGCCCGGCCCGATCTTCGCAAACGTGGTCCTGGTGGATGAGCTGAACCGCGCCACGCCGCGCACGCAGTCGTCATTCCTGGAGCCGATGGATGAGGGGCAGGTCACGGCCGACGGCCAGGCGCGGCGGCTGCCGCACCCTTTCTTCCTGATCGCAACGCTCAATCCGACCGAGCATCATGGAACCTACCCTCTGCCGGAGGGCCAGCTCGACCGCTTCGCCATGGCCACGTCGCTGGGATACCCTCCGCTGGAGGCCGAGCGCGCGATGCTGGCCGGCCATGCCGGGCATCACCCAATAGAGGCGGTCACGCCGGTGCTGGTGCCTTCCGAGGTGCTGGCCCTGCAGGAGTCCGCTGCGGCGATCCTGGTCAGCCCTGCGGTGCGCGAGTACGTGCTGGCGGTCACCGGCGCAACCCGAGACCACCCTTCGGTTGCGCTCGGATGCAGCCCTCGCGGCGGCCTGGCCCTGGTGCGCGCCGCGCAGGCGCGGGCCGCGCTGGTCGGTCGGGCGTTCGTTACCCCCGACGATGTGAAGGCGTTGGCGGTCCCGATAATGGCCCACCGGATGGTCCTTCGGTCGCTGGCCGGCCCGGCGTCCTCGGCTGACGCGGTGATCGCGGAGATCCTGGCTCAGACCCAGGTGCCGGTCTTCGAGGCGCCCCGTGCCAACGCGTGA
- a CDS encoding DUF58 domain-containing protein, with the protein MPTREGTSALLLAGAVFLLATNLASGLLFVLDALLVSLLFVGAATAHVPLRRLRVEQQAPARGVEGVPLPVEITLESPRGGRFFVVECGWSGARARALVPHAVPGVRATISLTVVPPVRGRFALEPVTVASRGPLGLFAASRKFPANGGVTIWPRTRPVPSGVMAHLIPVLEGGSSGARTRQAEDLYGVRDYRWGDNPAHIHWRSSARRGALVVREFERPVTPGAAIVVDLDSRQSPEQLDAVVRAAASLFQAALDREADVVLTGWEEGVVQHRGREPAMDWLAGVTPCSPPVAEVLPKLAASGRHLIVVAANTGSEAWLGESWPGGSRPAGGSWPEGVTPVLPAVRVAGASAGVGTASGLVYMEDGTVQAW; encoded by the coding sequence GTGCCAACGCGTGAGGGCACCTCCGCGCTGCTGCTTGCGGGCGCGGTCTTTCTGCTCGCGACCAACCTGGCCTCCGGGCTGCTCTTCGTTCTCGACGCGCTGCTGGTCTCGCTGCTCTTCGTAGGCGCGGCCACGGCGCACGTGCCGCTGCGCCGGCTGCGCGTGGAGCAGCAGGCGCCGGCCCGAGGGGTGGAGGGCGTTCCCCTGCCGGTTGAGATCACGCTGGAATCCCCCCGGGGGGGCCGGTTCTTCGTTGTTGAGTGTGGATGGTCGGGCGCCCGGGCGCGGGCTCTGGTGCCGCACGCGGTCCCCGGCGTCCGGGCCACGATCAGCCTGACCGTTGTGCCGCCCGTCCGCGGCCGGTTTGCGCTCGAGCCGGTGACGGTGGCGTCCCGGGGGCCGCTGGGCCTGTTCGCGGCGAGCCGCAAGTTCCCGGCAAACGGAGGGGTCACGATCTGGCCGCGGACCCGACCGGTGCCCTCAGGGGTGATGGCACACCTGATCCCGGTGCTGGAAGGCGGGTCCTCGGGCGCTCGTACGCGGCAGGCCGAGGACCTCTACGGCGTACGGGACTACAGGTGGGGTGACAATCCTGCCCACATCCACTGGAGATCCTCGGCACGGCGCGGGGCCCTGGTTGTGCGTGAGTTCGAGCGGCCGGTCACGCCTGGCGCCGCGATCGTCGTTGACCTCGATAGCCGGCAGAGTCCTGAGCAACTGGATGCCGTCGTGCGCGCCGCGGCTTCGCTGTTCCAGGCGGCGCTCGACCGCGAAGCGGACGTTGTGCTGACCGGATGGGAGGAGGGGGTAGTCCAGCACCGCGGCCGCGAGCCGGCCATGGACTGGCTGGCCGGCGTGACTCCCTGCTCGCCGCCGGTAGCAGAAGTGCTCCCGAAACTGGCCGCGTCCGGCCGCCACCTGATAGTGGTGGCAGCGAACACCGGGAGCGAGGCGTGGCTCGGCGAATCGTGGCCCGGCGGATCGCGGCCTGCCGGCGGATCGTGGCCCGAGGGCGTGACGCCGGTACTCCCCGCGGTCCGGGTGGCCGGCGCCTCTGCCGGAGTCGGAACCGCATCAGGCCTCGTCTACATGGAGGATGGGACGGTGCAGGCGTGGTAG
- a CDS encoding DUF3488 domain-containing protein, producing MGGGGSPAPRPRAGHGLAGRRDSLLAAGSRSAPETGRVRPPPDSGGSEHRERGVARRIVARRIAACRRIVARGRDAGTPRGPGGRRLCRSRNRIRPRLHGGWDGAGVVGWRRLVATGAPEHSVPLRLWTLASVVVSIMAVTAHDDFLEHRLIVPTLVAAGFMFSYWRRGKRNWWVKLILAALCLQVGWQFLRDVYSNPFHTSVPLTVLLLWLQTLHSFDVPARRDLLFSLLSSVILMAVAAAFGRDMTYLLYLVPYALAAVHVLVHNSWQAAVEAAVPPGRAPGIATGAAAGWPTRGISGPAAGPRLQGMMPAANHLLIMVLLVAGVVFTLTPRYEGVRLVTLPFSPQRLLLDFFAGRIFNPAYPGGGDDGASQSLWNPRGYFGFGTTVDLRMRGRLDETVVMRVRSTHQFNWRALVFDTYTGSGWKISDNRVYEAEGRFPPISLAHRQDEILRYGVRPIRVTQSFFIEAEQPNVVFAAPVAESLYLSTARVYLDRYGAIRLSSTLPPGTVYSVVSRALIPDPGRLRGAQGEIPADLRARYLALPQIPGRVRDLALRLVADQPTAYDRVASVNRHLWAEYRYDLTIPPQRRPGDAVDYFLFEERRGYCEQFASAMVVLLRAAEIPARLVTGYAPGTLNPLTGLYEVRNSDAHAWVEVFFPGVGWVEFEPTPGFPDTATLGAPALRRWVWQDVAELLRARLQALAARSPAAARVLEAASVLAQGALWAGIALAGVLAVAGTRLIVGSRQASEMPGGGLGEIYRRMCAMLARRGWRRAPSETVEEFRQRVEASGPMPEVARLSALVEASVYGQEEPGAEVLAEARRHLDALGARLRKGHGPSR from the coding sequence ATGGGAGGAGGGGGTAGTCCAGCACCGCGGCCGCGAGCCGGCCATGGACTGGCTGGCCGGCGTGACTCCCTGCTCGCCGCCGGTAGCAGAAGTGCTCCCGAAACTGGCCGCGTCCGGCCGCCACCTGATAGTGGTGGCAGCGAACACCGGGAGCGAGGCGTGGCTCGGCGAATCGTGGCCCGGCGGATCGCGGCCTGCCGGCGGATCGTGGCCCGAGGGCGTGACGCCGGTACTCCCCGCGGTCCGGGTGGCCGGCGCCTCTGCCGGAGTCGGAACCGCATCAGGCCTCGTCTACATGGAGGATGGGACGGTGCAGGCGTGGTAGGTTGGCGCCGCCTCGTGGCCACCGGTGCGCCGGAGCACTCGGTGCCGCTCCGGTTGTGGACCCTGGCCTCGGTGGTCGTCAGCATCATGGCGGTGACCGCCCACGACGACTTCCTGGAGCACCGTCTGATAGTCCCGACCCTGGTCGCCGCCGGGTTCATGTTCTCCTACTGGCGCCGCGGGAAGCGCAACTGGTGGGTCAAGCTGATTCTGGCCGCGCTGTGCCTGCAGGTGGGCTGGCAGTTCCTGCGCGACGTCTATTCCAACCCCTTCCACACGAGCGTGCCGCTCACCGTGCTTCTGCTCTGGCTGCAGACGCTACACTCGTTCGATGTGCCGGCGAGGCGCGATCTGCTGTTCAGCCTGCTCTCGTCGGTGATCCTGATGGCGGTGGCCGCGGCGTTCGGCCGGGACATGACCTACCTGCTCTACCTTGTGCCGTATGCCCTGGCTGCGGTCCATGTGCTGGTGCACAACTCCTGGCAGGCCGCTGTGGAGGCCGCTGTACCCCCGGGCAGAGCCCCCGGCATCGCTACCGGGGCCGCGGCGGGCTGGCCGACGCGCGGGATTTCGGGTCCGGCTGCCGGTCCGCGACTCCAGGGCATGATGCCGGCGGCGAACCACCTTCTGATCATGGTGCTGCTGGTGGCCGGTGTGGTCTTCACGCTCACCCCGCGCTACGAAGGCGTACGTCTGGTCACGCTGCCGTTCTCGCCCCAGCGCCTGCTGCTGGATTTCTTCGCCGGCCGGATCTTCAACCCGGCCTACCCGGGCGGGGGCGATGACGGCGCGTCGCAGAGCCTGTGGAACCCGCGCGGGTACTTTGGCTTCGGCACAACGGTGGACCTGCGCATGCGCGGCCGGCTTGACGAGACCGTGGTCATGCGCGTGCGGTCCACCCATCAGTTCAACTGGCGGGCGCTGGTATTCGACACGTACACCGGCTCCGGTTGGAAGATCAGCGACAACCGTGTATATGAGGCCGAGGGCAGGTTCCCGCCGATCAGCCTGGCCCACAGGCAGGATGAGATCCTTCGCTACGGCGTGCGGCCAATCCGGGTCACACAGTCGTTCTTCATTGAGGCGGAGCAGCCCAACGTGGTCTTCGCCGCGCCGGTGGCGGAGAGCCTCTACCTGTCCACTGCCCGGGTCTACCTCGACCGGTACGGCGCGATCAGGTTGTCGTCCACGCTCCCGCCCGGCACGGTGTACTCAGTGGTATCGCGCGCGCTGATCCCAGACCCCGGGCGTCTGCGCGGTGCCCAGGGCGAGATACCCGCGGACCTACGGGCGCGCTACCTGGCACTGCCGCAGATCCCGGGACGGGTGCGCGACCTGGCTCTGCGGCTCGTTGCCGATCAGCCCACGGCCTACGACCGGGTCGCCTCCGTGAACCGCCACCTGTGGGCCGAGTACCGGTACGATCTGACCATCCCCCCACAGCGGCGACCCGGCGACGCGGTGGACTACTTCCTGTTCGAGGAGCGGCGGGGCTACTGCGAGCAGTTTGCGAGCGCGATGGTCGTGCTGCTGCGGGCAGCGGAGATCCCGGCCCGGCTGGTAACCGGATACGCGCCAGGGACGCTCAACCCGCTTACCGGGCTGTACGAGGTCCGCAACAGCGATGCCCATGCCTGGGTGGAGGTGTTCTTCCCCGGGGTGGGATGGGTGGAGTTCGAGCCGACGCCGGGGTTCCCGGATACGGCCACCCTGGGTGCGCCGGCGCTGCGGCGCTGGGTCTGGCAGGATGTGGCCGAGTTGCTGCGCGCGCGGCTCCAGGCGCTGGCTGCCCGTTCGCCGGCCGCGGCGCGCGTGCTGGAGGCGGCATCCGTCCTGGCGCAGGGCGCGCTGTGGGCCGGGATCGCGCTGGCAGGGGTGCTGGCGGTGGCAGGAACGCGGCTGATTGTGGGATCGAGGCAGGCCTCCGAGATGCCCGGCGGGGGCCTCGGCGAGATCTACCGCCGGATGTGCGCGATGCTCGCCCGACGGGGATGGCGCCGCGCGCCCTCGGAGACCGTGGAAGAGTTCCGGCAGCGGGTTGAGGCCTCGGGTCCGATGCCTGAGGTCGCCCGGCTCTCGGCCCTGGTCGAGGCGTCCGTCTACGGCCAGGAGGAGCCGGGCGCAGAGGTGCTGGCAGAAGCCCGGCGCCACCTGGACGCGCTCGGCGCCCGCCTGAGGAAGGGGCATGGCCCTTCCCGCTGA